The Impatiens glandulifera chromosome 8, dImpGla2.1, whole genome shotgun sequence genome includes a window with the following:
- the LOC124912947 gene encoding cytochrome b561 and DOMON domain-containing protein At3g07570, which yields MKKTTSSQLKFFQFVGFLLLSSSSPVISQPNISCTTNLFFNDQILFDTTSLICNHVWSSQNYTLRYKQAATNLWSFVLQAPNKNAYVAIGFSPNGDMIGSSAMVGWVANSGVAIIKQYDLTGKSPELVVPDEGNLNLVANTSSIIVDGSDIYMAFQVRTVQPLNRLIYSVGRTGVLPSITTFRLTEHADMIKTFIDYTTGIQTQTKINEYGNLRRSHGILNMLGWGILLPIGVIVARFFKKWDPLWFYCHVFIQSLGFILGVTGVICGFILKNKLSVFVNRHKGIGITVLVLGCLQVMAFIARPEKGSKYRKYWNWYHYVVGRFVIILAAINVFYGIQLGKAGNEWRAAYAIILVAMFFATILLEIRMWMKK from the exons atgaagaaaacGACGTCGTCTCAGCTGAAATTCTTCCAATTTGTAgggtttcttctcctatcttcatcTTCTCCGGTGATCTCTCAACCCAATATTTCCTGCACCACTAATCTCTTCTTCAACGATCAAATTCTCTTCGACACAACTTCCCTCATCTGCAACCATGTTTGGTCTTCTCAAAACTACACCCTCAGa TACAAACAAGCGGCCACGAATCTATGGAGTTTTGTTCTTCAAGCACCCAATAAAAACGCTTACGTGGCGATCGGATTTTCACCCAACGGAGATATGATAGGGTCTAGTGCGATGGTGGGATGGGTGGCAAACAGCGGCGTTGCAATTATAAAACAGTATGATCTCACCGGAAAGTCGCCGGAGCTGGTGGTGCCGGACGAGGGGAACTTAAACTTGGTGGCGAATACGTCATCAATAATTGTAGATGGGTCGGATATATATATGGCGTTTCAAGTTAGAACGGTTCAACCGTTGAACCGGTTAATTTATTCGGTTGGAAGAACCGGAGTTTTGCCATCGATTACTACTTTTCGATTGACTGAGCATGCGGATATGATTAAGACTTTCATTGATTATACTACAG GTATTCAAACGCAAACAAAAATCAATGAATACGGGAATCTAAGGAGGAGCCATGGGATATTGAACATGCTGGGATGGGGAATTCTATTACCAATAGGAGTCATTGTAGCTCGATTCTTCAAGAAATGGGATCCGCTCTGGTTCTACTGTCACGTGTTCATCCAATCATTGGGCTTCATCCTCGGAGTTACAGGAGTTATCTGTGGTTTCATCTTGAAGAACAAGCTTTCTGTCTTTGTTAATAGACATAAGGGAATTGGAATCACAGTCCTCGTCCTCGGTTGCCTTCAG GTTATGGCATTCATTGCGAGGCCAGAGAAGGGATCGAAGTACAGAAAGTATTGGAATTGGTATCATTATGTAGTTGGGAGATTTGTGATTATCTTGGCAGCTATTAATGTGTTCTATGGAATTCAGTTGGGGAAAGCTGGAAATGAATGGAGGGCAGCTTATGCTATCATCTTAGTTGCCATGTTTTTTGCTACAATTCTATTAGAGATTAGGATGTGGATGAAGAAATAG